TTGGGTGAAAGGACAAGCCAGTTTAAGCAGTACATGAACTCCAACCAAGCAGGAGTAAGTCACTAGTGCCAGAGGGGAACTCTTAGGAACCATGTTTTGATGGTTCAAATATAgtgaacagggccggctttaggtcaattccaccaattcccccgaattgggccccgctcCTAAGAGGGCGCCGCACCGcacttccctggctagaggcgcctttttaatttttattcacctgGCGGTGCTTTGGGTCtccagcggcacttcggtggcgggtccttcacttgctctgggtcttcagtggcacttcggcggtgggtccttcaatgccaccaaagacctggagcgagtgaatgacccaccgctgaagtgctgctgaagactcagagcaccgccccgtgaatacaagccccacgtgttatTTTacaggtggtttttgttttggtttggtttttgtttagtcACCCCTGTCGGGGCCGTctaaactgttcgaattgggccccgcacttcctaaagccggccctgatagtGAGGGAAGGAGATTGTGGTTTTTGGCCGAGTTTGCCACAGGCTTGTGTGAGGCAAGTTGCAGCTTCtccttccccatttgtaaaatgggctGTTACTCCaaaggggagcagagtgggaggCTCACTTCATTAGTAGCTCTACGAAGCACTTTGGGATCGTTGGCTAACAGGTGCAACAGAGCCACAAGTTTCATTTGTATCTTGTATGTTTCTTCTTCATTTGAGTTACTGCATTTACCCTGCGCTGAGTGCGTTGCCATGCCCCGGCCGAGGGAGGGGCTTCCTGGGTAACGTTCCCTTTTCAAACACCGCCCGGCGAGCAGAGACCCTGGAGCACACAAACCCCGGAGCACTAAGGAGCCACGATTACCTTCTCTGACGCCTTCCCACCATTTGTTCCAGGGGCCGGAGCACATCCGGCGGCCCCGGGACACCTGGCGCCGGGGTGGGAAAGGACAGGGGTATGGCCACGATATAAGGACCTAGGGGTCTACGCCGCTATTGGGCTGTATCGTGAGAGTGGTGTCATTCCCCACAGGCTCCGCCGCTCcagaccccacagccccgctccgGCCAGGCGCTGAGCGCGGTCACAGCGCCCCCTAGGGCCGGCCCGGGCGCGCCGCCCTGCACCCGGGACGGCGGCTGCGCAGGCGCCGGGGGCAGTTTGGGAAGCGCCGGAAACTTCGTGCTGAAGTTCCGAGCAGCGCCTGGCTCCGCAGCCCGAGCCCAGCCGCTTCCCGCGCGCCATGTCGGGCTCCTCCAGCGTGGCGGCGATGAAGAAGGTGGTGCAGCAGCTGCGCCTGGAGGCCAGCGTGAGCCGCGTGAAGGTGGGAGAGGCCGCGGGGCGCCAGACACCCGCTAGTGCCGCGCCCGAGGGGCAGAGCTGCCGcccgcttgccccgcctaccggCCCCCTCCCCTGGGACGGCTAGCGGCGCCCGTTACTCGAGGGCTCCCGTGTCCCCCGGCCCCTTTGCCCAGCTGTCTGCGCGTGCCCTGCCCCGAGCCCACCCGGGACCCCCCGCGCAGGGACGGGTCGGCGCTACGGGCGGTTCTTGTCCGTGGGGACAGACTCGCCCCACGCGCAGGGCTGCTGCGCCGGGCAACTCGCTGTGTTCACAGCGGCCGCAGGCTGAGCACGCCCCAGCCGCTCACTTCCTAATCCCGGGGAGCGCTGTCCTGCGGGGCGGAGCTGCCTGAGCGGGCGGGAtcgcaccagctgggcagcttcCCCTGGAGACCCGTAACGTGAGGCGTCCTGCTGTGCGGAGTCTCTCCGGAAAGGAATCGCTCAGCCTAGGATAGTCAATTAGCTTTGGTTAAGAGCCAAACGGCAGAGAAAGTAATAAAAGTCCGGGCCCGTTTCAACTGATCTGGGTTCGGCTCACGGCCCTACCCCGGCCTAGGCTGTTGCAGGCCTCTCACCCATTTTCATTATTCAGATATAAAATGGAGACGTTCCGGGAGCCCTCGGATATGCTAGATGCGCAGCATCTGTGGCCTTTCAGGCTAGGACAGGCCTTGTGTCAAATTGGCAAGCTACGGTTTGCAGCGCTCCTTTCAAAATGAGTAATTGGGGAGAAATTGCCTGCTTTGATTTTACTTCTATGTTTTCATGCACCTACAACCTTTTGtaaaaaggtttaaaaagaaATGCTGTTCATGTGTTGGTTCATCCCAAGAATGTTTTCTTGATGGAGAGGAATGGGAGAATAAAGTTAGTTTATCTGAGGTAGAGTGTCAGGGCATGCAGCCACAATTGGTCTTGTTTTTTCTCAAAAATGAGGGCTATTCTTATTTCATGGGGAAAGCATAATGTGTAAACCAACCTTCAGGCTAATTGGAGAGGgttgtttctttaaaattcatTTGGTGGTGGTCTTGCAAACCTATTAGTTAAGCATGACACAGCATCAAGGATGATTTAAAACTGTGaatctcaacctttccagactaccagTCTGATTTGTTTTACAAAcctgtttcacctcacttaaaatctagttgcttacaaaatcagatacaaAAGCATCACAGCATACAAGTACTGAAAattttgcttactttctcatttttaccatagaactataaatcaattggaatgtaaatattgtacttttGTGTATAGCATAGAGAGCAGTataaagtcattgtatgaaattttagtttgtactgatttcactagtgctttttctgtaccctgttgtaaaactaggcaaatagttGATATACCTCTGTGATAccactggttgaaaaccacttaTTTAAAATTCTTCACCTGAGTGGCAGGCAGCTTTTCCCTCCTTGTTTTGGTCCAGatagggtgacaagacagcaCATGCAAAATATCGGgatggggtaataggtgccttataagacaaagccctaaatattgggactgtccctataaaatcaggacagctggtcacTCAAGGTCtagataaaataaaatgtaaatgccCAGATACCGGAAGGTTTGGCCAGAGTAAATTTGACTTTGTTTTCAGCCACTACTCCCAATTAATTCAAATGCTTAAACTCTTTTGGGGAGGGACTGTGTCTGAAGAGTTTGCACAGTGACCTCCACATTGTCACCCCACTCAACTATAACACAGATCATACCACTTCTAGGATCATCACTTTGCTTAGTTTGGAACTGAAAATTTTAATACagtgggtggatttttcacattcttGAGGGCATATATAGATTCCTTTAGCAATGTATTTATACAAAATGGTTTATTAACATATCTCTTGTTGTTCTTAAGGCTTGTCTTCAGTGTTAGCTTAAATTATCGAGTTCATGCTTATTCATGTGAGAGGAGTTATCACACTGCAAAACAACATTAGAGCAGCACAATAGGATTGGATTAGCAGCATGGAGTAGTTGAGTCCCCACTGCTTTACTAGTCTTAGCAACAACCAAGTGTCAGCCTATACATTGCCAAATCAGCCACTTGGAGTTAAAAGCACCACTTTTCTGAAACTAGAGACTTGTCTGTGCACAGGAGCTGGGTTAGGGTCAACACTTGTTACACCTTGAGCTAaccctgcagtgaagacaagcccttagaaaaagTATAAAGTGAAACTGTCTTGGGGCTTGCATTAGGTGGCAGACACTGGTGTATGATTGCATGTCTTGTAAAAATTACCCATAGCATGTTCAATGCTACTTCAGCCTGAGGAACCTGTATGTATAGTAGCCAAGAGCTGATTTTCAACGATGTGCTGAACTGTGCACCCAGTATCTGAAGACAAGACCAACTCCCTTAAAATAGAGTATTACTGAATGCTATAGTTTTTCTGAACAAAAACTAAAATGCAAGTGTTTTGTGTGTAATAAAATCTAACTGTACTGAACATAGCATCCTCCATACATTACAGAAAAGGTTACATACAAGCTAAAGTATTTGCTGTGAATGCTAATTTAAAATTTACTTTATTACTAGGTTTCTCAAGCCGCAGCAGACTTGAAGCAGTTCTGTCTGCAGAATGCACAACATGATCCCCTACTGACAGGAGTGTCTTCAAGTACAAATCCATTCAGACCCCAGAAAGTCTGTTCATTTTTGTAATTTGGTGAACTATCTTGCGTCTTTTTCAGTGGTAAGTTTTTAAACTATAAAAAATGATACAAGTTGTTCCTGTTCTGATAAAGTACGCTGCCATCAGGTCATTCATTTTAGATGTATACAACATTCATTATggagtatatttaaaaaaaagttctgacTTTTCAGTCAACTTTTCCACTAAAATATACTGCTCTCACTTCCTCACCAAAGAAAATAATTTAGTGCTAGTGAACAATATCCTGTTTGCCAGTCCTAAAGTCTTTTGTCTatggagcaggggttctcaaactgcaggtcacaagctgtcagcctccaccccaaaccctgcttcacctccagcatttataatggtgttaaatatattaaagtgtttttaatttataaggggggggggtgtctgcACTCAGAGGATTGCTGTgtgaaaaggggtcaccagtacaacagtttgagaaccactgaggaaGAGCATAGATTTGGCAGTGTAAGATTCTCCTCTATACTAAGCTTTTCCTGAGACCCACACCCAAGAATTAAGATGCAGTGGTAATCAACTCCTTTTCCTGCTCCACTCAAAAAAACCTTACCCCTTCCTtggaaataaaaaatttaaattattaCAAGTCCCAGCCCCTACCATCACAACTTGGGGTGGGACTGAAA
The DNA window shown above is from Gopherus flavomarginatus isolate rGopFla2 chromosome 7, rGopFla2.mat.asm, whole genome shotgun sequence and carries:
- the GNG5 gene encoding guanine nucleotide-binding protein G(I)/G(S)/G(O) subunit gamma-5 — protein: MSGSSSVAAMKKVVQQLRLEASVSRVKVSQAAADLKQFCLQNAQHDPLLTGVSSSTNPFRPQKVCSFL